A single Rhinolophus ferrumequinum isolate MPI-CBG mRhiFer1 chromosome 12, mRhiFer1_v1.p, whole genome shotgun sequence DNA region contains:
- the LOC117032406 gene encoding uncharacterized protein LOC117032406 yields the protein MDGSSVQTPRVFTMQTTHKQKEKTLSSSHLISRDVSKTGLKRSFPLQDAGASVSWRDELPHKPEQGASVLETYFYYLQMLNKIRGLSSEERNSSLPFQGPRLSESESAITSPEGKGRSKGASLRETKERANGCENDVAVEAGRDTCPREQGHAEETAPDGASVWKPQGKLYSATRKMTSKMTGCGGYREMSTACSSHKHGEVTLRSQSISRPNSAEAEEGTSTGTYPCAYAVGR from the exons ATGGATGGCAGTTCAGTACAGACACCCCGAGTGTTCACCATGCAAACAACtcataagcaaaaagaaaagacactttcTTCAAGTCATCTCATTTCCAGAGATGTTTCCAAAACTGGTTTGAAGAGATCTTTCCCCCTCCAGGATGCTGGCGCTAGCGTTTCCTGGAGAGATGAGCTGCCACATAAACCAGAGCAAGGGGCCAGTGTACTGGAGACATATTTCTACTACTTGCAAATGCTGAACAAGATCAGGGGTCTCTCTTCAGAAGAGAGGAACTCTTCTCTGCCTTTCCAGGGGCCCAGACTGTCTGAATCAGAGTCAGCAATCACATCTCCAGAAGGAAAAGGCAGGTCTAAAGGGGCCAGCCTACGGGAGACAAAGGAGCGGGCAAATGGGTGTGAGAATGATGTGGCTGTGGAAGCTGGGAGGGACACCTGTCCCCGAGAACAAGGCCATGCGGAAGAGACCGCTCCAGATGGGGCCAGCGTGTGGAAACCTCAAG gGAAGTTATATTCTGCTACCCGCAAAATGACATCCAAAATGACCGGCTGTGGGGGATACCGGGAAATGTCTACTGCATGTTCATCTCATAAACATGGAGAGGTGACGCTAAG ATCTCAAAGCATTTCAAGACCAAACTCGGCTGAAGCAGAGGAGGGAACCTCTACTGGGACTTATCCCTGTGCTTATGCTGTTGGTAGGTAG